A window from Cryptomeria japonica chromosome 1, Sugi_1.0, whole genome shotgun sequence encodes these proteins:
- the LOC131030783 gene encoding uncharacterized protein LOC131030783, with amino-acid sequence MEGEEERNTITAALIMSTSIMLSVTVLTSTDFHKTNLMILQAFVILETMAVYSSVGVLIVDLLIEREKQSQTHVSRQIRAAMERNLKEIMYHAEGTVVGAYTGKKTRILDAHLSVPIDAPGQAMVMASIFAAYRIHLIQ; translated from the exons ATGGAAGGAGAAGAAGAGAGAAATACCATAACAGCTGCGTTGATTATGAGCACATCTATCATGCTCTCTGTAACCGTTCTCACAAGCACCGATTTCCACAAAACAAACTTGATGATCCTGCAAGCATTTGTGATACTGGAAACAATGGCAGTTTATTCCTCAGTGGGAGTGCTCATCGTAGATTTATTGATAGAGAGAGAAAAGCAGTCTCAAACACATGTGAGCAGGCAGATCCGCGCAGCGATG gaaagaaatttgaaggagattATGTATCATGCTGAGGGAACTGTTGTGGGTGCATATACAGGGAAAAAGACTCGCATACTGGATGCCCATTTGAGCGTACCGATAGATGCTCCAGGCCAGGCTATGGTGATGGCCAGTATCTTTGCAGCTTACAGAATACATCTGattcaataa